A genomic segment from Nicotiana tabacum cultivar K326 chromosome 7, ASM71507v2, whole genome shotgun sequence encodes:
- the LOC107766507 gene encoding uncharacterized protein LOC107766507, translating into MAIHRRLATVDRLAKWEIQVPQSCVLCERDIEETHDHLFFECPYSQSLWKGMLGWLRYQRSVANWEAEVKWLSANANNRNPRKTILGVVFAAVVYHIWMERNDRRFQNQKREAKDRAKDITIQVHITGQQKCKWKPVLTTLNSYPNCKP; encoded by the coding sequence ATGGCAATACACAGAAGGCTGGCTACTGTTGACAGATTGGCAAAGTGGGAAATTCAGGTGCCTCAATCATGCGTATTGTGTGAAAGAGATATAGAAGAAACACATGATCACTTGTTTTTTGAATGTCCATACTCACAAAGCTTATGGAAAGGAATGCTAGGATGGCTAAGATATCAAAGAAGTGTTGCAAACTGGGAAGCTGAGGTGAAGTGGTTATCTGCCAATGCTAATAATAGGAACCCAAGGAAGACAATCCTAGGAGTGGTATTTGCAGCAGTAGTGTACCATATCTGGATGGAACGCAATGATAGAAGATTTCAGAATCAGAAAAGAGAGGCCAAAGACAGAGCAAAAGACATTACCATCCAAGTGCACATAACAGGGCAACAAAAATGTAAATGGAAACCTGTATTGACTACACTAAATAGTTATCCTAACTGTAAACCATAA
- the LOC107766504 gene encoding guanine nucleotide-binding protein subunit gamma 1 translates to MQSESSEQLRSVVAATDTRGKHRISAELKRLEQETRFLEEELELLDKMEKASTACKEMLSNVETRPDPLLPVTHGPTNPYWDRWFEGPQDTSGCRCWIL, encoded by the exons ATGCAATCAGAGAGCTCAGAACAGTTGAGATCGGTTGTGGCAGCAACTGATACAAGAGGGAAACATAGGATATCTGCTGAATTGAAGAGACTTGAGCAAGAAACTCGTTTCTTAGAG GAAGAACTTGAACTGCTCGACAAAATGGAAAAGGCATCAACTGCTTGCAAGGA GATGCTAAGTAATGTGGAAACAAGGCCAGATCCATTACTGCCAGT AACACATGGTCCAACAAATCCTTACTGGGATCGATGGTTTGAAGGTCCACAAGATACATCAGGTTGCAGATGCTGGATATTGTAA